From a single Bradyrhizobium sediminis genomic region:
- the arsC gene encoding arsenate reductase (glutaredoxin) (This arsenate reductase requires both glutathione and glutaredoxin to convert arsenate to arsenite, after which the efflux transporter formed by ArsA and ArsB can extrude the arsenite from the cell, providing resistance.) — MTVTIYHNPACGTSRNTLAMIRQSGEQPEVIEYLKNPPDRARLIELIKAMGVPVRALLREKGTPYAELGLADPKWSDDELIDFMLAHPILINRPIVVTPKGTRLCRPSEAVLDLLDHPVGSFVKEDGEVVASAKP, encoded by the coding sequence ATGACCGTCACGATCTATCACAATCCGGCCTGCGGCACCTCGCGCAACACGCTGGCGATGATCCGGCAGAGCGGCGAGCAGCCCGAGGTCATCGAGTACCTGAAGAATCCGCCGGATCGCGCCCGGCTGATCGAACTGATCAAGGCGATGGGAGTTCCAGTCCGGGCGCTGTTGCGCGAGAAGGGAACGCCCTACGCGGAACTCGGGCTCGCCGATCCCAAATGGAGCGACGACGAGCTGATCGATTTCATGCTGGCCCATCCGATCCTGATCAACCGGCCGATCGTGGTGACGCCGAAAGGCACAAGGCTGTGCCGGCCGTCGGAGGCGGTGCTCGATCTGCTCGACCATCCCGTCGGCTCGTTCGTGAAGGAGGACGGCGAAGTCGTCGCATCCGCGAAGCCGTAA
- a CDS encoding ArsR/SmtB family transcription factor yields MKLDDAAAHLEALGNPTRLKIYRTLIRAGAVGMPVGRLQDRLKIAPSTLSHHIKALVVVGLVTQVREATTLICHANYEVMRGLVDFLVAECCTETSESKDTKTAA; encoded by the coding sequence ATGAAACTCGACGACGCCGCCGCGCATCTCGAAGCCCTGGGCAACCCCACGCGGCTGAAGATTTACCGCACCCTCATTCGCGCGGGCGCTGTCGGCATGCCGGTCGGCCGCCTGCAGGACAGGCTGAAGATCGCGCCCTCCACCCTCTCCCACCACATCAAGGCGCTGGTGGTGGTGGGGCTGGTCACGCAGGTGCGCGAGGCAACCACGCTGATCTGCCACGCCAACTACGAAGTCATGCGGGGGCTGGTGGATTTTCTGGTCGCCGAATGCTGCACCGAGACCAGCGAAAGCAAGGACACCAAGACCGCGGCATAG
- a CDS encoding MFS transporter, whose translation MIAINHAPHLPKTFNRLAWSNLAAQSAEQIALAAAPIVAVLLLGVGEGRTGALQTALTLPFILFAIPAGLFADRISRRWLMAGAEGLRAAALFAILLLIWLDLLSLPLLAVLGFVAVCGTVAYSVAAPALVPSLVTPQLLPAANARIELARTIAFAGGPALGGVLVGWLGAAPAFGFAAALSVIAVVLLSGIYEPVRAPAPRRHPLQEIREGANFVLHHPLLRPVFITQFIFNTASFLLLAVFVPYAVRRLGLSATGVGITLGMYGAGMVAGALLATRVMRRLAFGTVIGLGPVTGFIAAGVMALTTVIPSPWLAGLSFFLLGAGPILWVISTTTLRQSVTPPSLLGRVSAINIMSYGARPLGSALGAIVGGFYGAEACLYLAAIIFGAQALVILLSPAVSLARQPEMVGEPAQA comes from the coding sequence ATGATCGCGATCAACCACGCCCCCCACCTGCCCAAGACCTTCAACCGGCTGGCCTGGTCCAATCTCGCCGCGCAGTCGGCCGAGCAGATCGCACTGGCCGCCGCGCCGATCGTCGCGGTGCTGCTGCTCGGCGTCGGCGAAGGCCGGACCGGGGCGCTGCAGACCGCCCTGACGCTGCCCTTCATCCTGTTTGCGATTCCCGCCGGCCTCTTCGCCGACCGTATCTCGCGGCGCTGGCTGATGGCGGGCGCGGAAGGATTGCGCGCGGCAGCGCTGTTCGCAATCCTCCTGCTGATCTGGCTCGACCTGCTGTCGCTGCCCCTGCTTGCCGTGCTCGGCTTCGTCGCGGTATGCGGCACCGTCGCCTACAGCGTCGCGGCGCCGGCATTGGTGCCGTCACTGGTGACGCCACAACTGTTGCCCGCGGCCAATGCGCGGATCGAGCTTGCGCGCACCATCGCGTTCGCCGGCGGCCCGGCGCTGGGCGGCGTGCTGGTGGGCTGGCTCGGCGCCGCGCCGGCCTTCGGTTTCGCCGCGGCGCTGTCGGTGATCGCGGTGGTGCTGCTGTCGGGCATCTACGAGCCGGTGCGTGCGCCGGCCCCGCGGCGCCATCCGCTGCAGGAGATCCGGGAAGGCGCCAACTTCGTGCTGCATCATCCGCTGCTGCGGCCGGTGTTCATCACGCAGTTCATCTTCAACACCGCCTCGTTCCTGCTGCTGGCGGTTTTCGTGCCCTATGCGGTGCGCCGCCTCGGACTGTCGGCAACCGGCGTCGGCATCACGCTCGGGATGTACGGCGCCGGCATGGTGGCCGGCGCGCTGCTCGCAACACGCGTGATGCGGCGCCTCGCCTTCGGCACCGTGATTGGATTGGGGCCGGTTACCGGCTTCATCGCCGCCGGCGTGATGGCGCTGACCACGGTCATTCCCTCGCCATGGCTTGCCGGCTTGAGCTTCTTCCTGCTCGGCGCCGGCCCGATCCTGTGGGTGATCTCTACCACCACCCTGCGGCAATCGGTGACGCCGCCCTCCCTGCTCGGCCGGGTCTCGGCGATCAATATCATGAGCTATGGTGCGCGCCCGCTCGGCTCGGCGCTCGGCGCCATCGTCGGCGGATTTTACGGCGCGGAAGCCTGCCTCTATCTCGCCGCCATCATCTTCGGCGCGCAGGCGCTGGTGATCCTGCTGTCGCCGGCGGTCTCGCTGGCGCGGCAGCCGGAGATGGTCGGCGAGCCGGCGCAAGCGTAG
- a CDS encoding universal stress protein, which translates to MYKHILLPTDGSDLSKAAVKHGIELAKTIGARVTALVVSTPLNSLVVDPSVVSSALDQYKALVAEQTAKYLDNVRNNALKAGVECSALCIEHDKPYEAIVDTAKKQGCDLVVMASHGLRGVSAILGSETLKVLTHTSVPILVYR; encoded by the coding sequence ATGTACAAGCATATTTTGCTTCCGACCGATGGCTCGGATTTGTCGAAGGCTGCGGTGAAGCACGGCATCGAGCTGGCGAAAACCATCGGCGCCAGGGTGACTGCGCTGGTGGTATCGACGCCGCTGAACTCCCTCGTCGTCGATCCCAGCGTCGTTTCGAGCGCGCTGGATCAATACAAGGCGCTGGTCGCCGAGCAGACCGCGAAATATCTCGACAACGTACGCAACAACGCCTTGAAGGCCGGCGTCGAGTGCAGCGCGTTGTGCATCGAGCACGACAAGCCGTACGAGGCGATCGTCGACACCGCGAAGAAGCAAGGTTGCGATCTCGTGGTCATGGCGTCACACGGTCTGCGCGGCGTGTCGGCGATCCTCGGCAGCGAAACCCTGAAGGTGCTGACCCACACCTCTGTCCCGATCCTGGTCTATCGCTAG
- a CDS encoding MFS transporter: MCVGQLGSLLPHVVVPSILAAFLIPEWHLSGAQAGLLAGSGAAGYMLAVPVLATLTDRIDARKILIAGSALSALGTLLFGLFATGLWSGALFNALAGVGFAGAYMPGLKALTDRLAPGDSSRAITLYTSSFSFGVGLSFLVSQLVADSLGWRSAFFVTALGPVVMLAVCLLLRPVAPKPVQGRLLDFAPVFRNTRAMGFVLGYGAHCFELYGIRTWVVAFWTFVAMKNSETSVLTPIVVSVIFSLLAMPASILGNEFAFRVGRHRAITIVMFASAIVALLIGVFADKSPWFLLPLLLAYAITVPADSGALTSGMSMAAHPDYRGATLAAHSTVGFSLSALGAWGVGVALDLAGGPSSANAWMAAFSVLAAGILLGPVALYWSRGVTPQS; encoded by the coding sequence ATGTGTGTGGGGCAGCTCGGCAGCCTGCTTCCGCACGTCGTGGTGCCGTCGATTCTCGCCGCCTTCCTGATTCCGGAATGGCATCTGAGCGGCGCGCAGGCCGGCCTGCTGGCGGGTTCGGGTGCTGCCGGCTACATGCTGGCCGTGCCGGTGCTGGCGACGCTGACCGACCGCATCGATGCCCGCAAGATCCTGATCGCGGGCTCGGCGCTGAGCGCGCTCGGCACGCTGCTGTTCGGCCTGTTTGCCACGGGCCTGTGGTCGGGCGCGCTGTTCAACGCCCTCGCGGGCGTCGGATTTGCGGGCGCCTATATGCCCGGCCTCAAGGCGCTGACCGACCGCCTCGCGCCGGGCGATTCCTCCCGCGCCATCACGCTCTACACTTCCAGCTTCTCCTTCGGAGTCGGCCTGTCGTTTCTGGTTTCGCAGCTGGTCGCGGACAGTCTTGGCTGGCGTAGCGCATTCTTCGTGACGGCGCTCGGCCCGGTCGTGATGCTCGCGGTCTGCCTGTTGTTGCGGCCGGTCGCGCCCAAACCTGTGCAGGGGCGCCTTTTGGATTTCGCGCCGGTGTTCCGCAACACCAGAGCGATGGGGTTCGTGCTCGGCTATGGCGCGCACTGCTTCGAGCTTTACGGCATCCGGACCTGGGTGGTGGCGTTCTGGACCTTCGTCGCGATGAAGAATTCGGAGACCTCCGTTCTGACGCCGATCGTGGTCAGCGTGATCTTTTCCCTGCTCGCGATGCCCGCCAGCATTCTCGGCAACGAATTCGCGTTTCGGGTCGGCCGTCATCGCGCGATCACCATCGTGATGTTCGCCTCCGCCATCGTGGCGCTGCTGATCGGCGTGTTTGCCGACAAATCGCCGTGGTTCCTGCTGCCCCTTCTGCTGGCCTACGCGATCACCGTGCCGGCAGACTCCGGCGCACTGACATCAGGCATGTCAATGGCGGCGCACCCGGATTATCGCGGCGCGACCCTGGCCGCGCATTCGACGGTCGGCTTCAGCCTGTCGGCGCTTGGCGCATGGGGCGTCGGCGTCGCGCTCGACCTCGCCGGCGGGCCGTCGAGCGCTAATGCATGGATGGCCGCGTTCTCGGTCCTGGCGGCGGGTATTTTATTGGGTCCGGTGGCGCTCTATTGGTCGCGAGGCGTCACGCCGCAGTCTTGA
- a CDS encoding ArsR/SmtB family transcription factor yields the protein MESDDAILGLAALAQATRLDVFRLLVQHEPEGLAAGDIARALAVPQNTMSSHLGVLSRAGLVTAQRHSRSIVYRADLARFRAVMLFMLRDCCDGRPEICAPLIEDLTPCCSPKTRRKAHV from the coding sequence ATGGAATCAGATGACGCCATTCTCGGCCTCGCGGCGCTGGCGCAGGCGACCCGGCTCGATGTGTTCAGGCTGCTGGTGCAGCACGAGCCGGAGGGGCTTGCGGCCGGCGATATCGCACGCGCGCTGGCGGTGCCGCAAAACACCATGTCGTCGCATCTTGGCGTGCTGTCGCGTGCCGGGCTGGTGACGGCGCAGCGGCACAGCCGCAGCATCGTCTACCGCGCCGATCTCGCCCGCTTTCGTGCCGTGATGCTGTTCATGCTGCGCGATTGCTGCGACGGACGCCCCGAAATCTGCGCGCCGCTGATCGAAGACCTCACGCCGTGCTGTTCGCCGAAGACGAGGAGGAAAGCTCATGTCTGA
- a CDS encoding sulfite exporter TauE/SafE family protein, which yields MDGLSLELPLFVVATFAGAFVAGLSGFAFGLVAASIWLYILTPLQTATLIIAFGLIVQGYAVWKLRMSLDWTKLWPFVLGAALGVPVGVNILTWANPAHVRAGVGAFLVLYSLYALLRPAIAPVKAGGAATDAGAGFLNGVLGGITGLAGILVTIWCGLRGWPKDVQRTVFQPVAVATFLMSALWIGAKGAITPDSIKLFLVGLPALLAGTWLGLKLFGRLDEAAFRKVVLVLLLASGVFLII from the coding sequence ATGGATGGATTATCCCTCGAACTTCCGCTGTTTGTTGTCGCGACCTTCGCCGGCGCTTTTGTCGCGGGCCTCTCCGGCTTCGCCTTCGGGCTGGTCGCAGCCTCGATCTGGCTCTACATCCTCACTCCCCTGCAGACCGCCACCCTGATCATCGCGTTCGGCCTGATCGTGCAGGGCTACGCGGTCTGGAAACTGCGCATGAGCCTGGACTGGACCAAACTCTGGCCGTTCGTGCTCGGCGCAGCGCTCGGCGTCCCCGTCGGCGTCAACATCCTGACCTGGGCCAATCCGGCGCATGTCCGCGCAGGCGTCGGCGCGTTTCTCGTTCTCTACAGCCTCTATGCGCTGTTGCGTCCCGCGATTGCGCCGGTCAAGGCGGGCGGCGCCGCGACCGATGCCGGCGCCGGTTTCCTCAACGGCGTGCTCGGCGGCATCACGGGACTGGCCGGAATCCTCGTCACCATCTGGTGCGGGCTGCGCGGCTGGCCCAAGGACGTGCAGCGCACGGTGTTCCAGCCGGTGGCCGTCGCCACCTTCCTGATGAGTGCGCTGTGGATCGGCGCCAAGGGCGCGATCACGCCGGACTCCATCAAATTGTTTTTGGTGGGTCTGCCCGCTTTGCTCGCCGGCACCTGGCTTGGCCTGAAACTGTTCGGCCGCCTCGACGAGGCAGCGTTCCGCAAGGTCGTGCTGGTGCTCCTGCTGGCGTCGGGAGTGTTTCTGATCATCTAG
- the arsB gene encoding ACR3 family arsenite efflux transporter gives MNLFERYLSLWVALCIVAGVALGHLLPGLFATIASAEVARVNLPVAALVWLMIIPMLLKIDFGALGQVREHWRGVGVTLFINWAVKPFSMALLGSLFIGHLFAPLLPSAQIPSYIAGLILLAAAPCTAMVFVWSNLCEGEPHYTLSQVALNDLIMVFAFAPLVGLLLGVASITVPWATLLISVLLYIVVPVIVAQAWRRALLASGPAALARTQHVLQPVSLVALLTTLVLLFGFQGEQIIAQPLVIVLLAVPIVIQVYLNAGLAYWLSRRFGVAWCVAAPAALIGASNFFELAVAAAISLFGLNSGAALATVVGVLVEVPVMLSVVYLVKASRGWYEAGAGAAEAVNKEART, from the coding sequence ATGAACCTGTTCGAACGTTATCTGTCGCTGTGGGTGGCGCTGTGCATCGTTGCGGGCGTCGCGCTCGGGCATCTCTTGCCGGGTCTGTTCGCAACCATCGCCAGCGCCGAGGTCGCTCGGGTCAATCTGCCGGTGGCCGCGCTGGTCTGGTTGATGATCATTCCGATGCTGCTGAAGATCGACTTCGGCGCGCTCGGCCAGGTACGCGAGCACTGGCGCGGCGTCGGCGTCACGCTGTTCATCAACTGGGCGGTAAAGCCTTTCTCGATGGCGCTCCTGGGCTCGCTGTTCATCGGCCACCTGTTCGCGCCGTTGTTGCCGTCGGCGCAGATTCCATCCTATATCGCCGGGCTCATCCTGCTGGCGGCGGCGCCGTGCACGGCGATGGTGTTCGTGTGGTCGAACCTGTGCGAGGGCGAGCCGCATTACACCTTGAGCCAGGTCGCGCTTAACGACCTCATCATGGTGTTTGCGTTCGCGCCGTTGGTCGGCCTGCTGCTCGGCGTCGCCTCTATCACGGTGCCTTGGGCGACCCTGCTGATTTCGGTGCTGCTGTATATTGTGGTGCCCGTGATCGTCGCGCAGGCGTGGCGGCGTGCGCTGCTCGCCAGCGGGCCGGCGGCGCTGGCGCGGACCCAGCATGTGCTGCAGCCGGTGTCGCTGGTCGCGCTCCTGACCACGCTGGTTCTGCTGTTCGGTTTCCAGGGCGAACAAATCATCGCGCAGCCGCTGGTGATCGTGCTCCTGGCAGTGCCGATCGTGATCCAGGTCTATCTCAATGCCGGGCTGGCCTACTGGCTGAGCCGGCGTTTCGGCGTGGCCTGGTGCGTTGCCGCCCCTGCGGCCTTGATTGGCGCCAGTAACTTCTTCGAACTCGCGGTCGCCGCCGCCATCAGCCTGTTCGGCCTCAATTCCGGCGCGGCGCTGGCGACCGTGGTCGGCGTGCTGGTCGAGGTTCCCGTGATGCTCTCGGTGGTCTATCTGGTGAAGGCGTCGCGCGGCTGGTACGAGGCGGGTGCCGGAGCCGCCGAGGCGGTCAACAAGGAGGCACGGACATGA
- a CDS encoding arsenate reductase ArsC → MSDRVYNVLFLCTGNTARSILAESILRKDDRRHFRAFSAGSQPKGTVNPFAIKVLNSLDYPTDDLRSKSWEEFAGPGAPVMDFVFTVCDNAAGEACPIWPGQPMTAHWGIEDPAAVEGTDIEKEAAFVAAFRYLKNRIDTFTSLPLASIDRLSLGTRLRDIGRGEGATTLRPDVA, encoded by the coding sequence ATGTCTGATCGGGTCTACAACGTTCTCTTCCTTTGCACCGGAAATACCGCCCGCTCGATCCTGGCAGAGTCGATCCTGCGCAAGGACGACCGCCGCCACTTCCGCGCCTTCTCCGCCGGCAGCCAGCCGAAGGGCACGGTGAATCCCTTTGCGATCAAGGTTCTCAACAGCCTCGATTATCCCACCGACGATCTGCGCTCCAAGAGTTGGGAGGAGTTTGCCGGTCCCGGTGCGCCGGTGATGGATTTCGTTTTCACGGTTTGCGACAACGCCGCCGGCGAGGCTTGTCCAATATGGCCGGGCCAGCCGATGACCGCGCATTGGGGAATCGAGGACCCGGCCGCGGTCGAGGGTACCGACATCGAGAAGGAAGCAGCGTTCGTTGCCGCGTTCCGCTATCTCAAGAACCGCATCGACACATTTACAAGCCTGCCGTTGGCAAGCATCGACCGCCTGTCGCTCGGGACCAGGCTGCGCGATATCGGCAGGGGAGAGGGCGCCACCACGTTGCGCCCGGATGTGGCGTAA
- a CDS encoding NAD(P)-binding domain-containing protein: MSEAKTVAIIGAGPVGLAAAAHVLERGLMPIVLESGSQVGHAMRQWGHVQMFSPWEYNIDRAAARLLAPTGWNSPEPGQYPTGAELVERYLEPLAAKTALASHIYTSSRVTDISRVGFDKLKTRGRESAPFEIRYQNGLGPKSVRADAVIDASGTWHSPNPAGANGLRAIGEAQATDRIAYGMPDVLGRDRARYAGKTVAVLGAGHSAIGTLTDLATLATEVPETKPVWLLRGNDPAKAFGGGANDKLAARGALGAAFASLVAAGRIQVESEFRVSHLANGPRLTVGAGSACCGRQVVVDELVVATGFRPDLDFVRELRIQIDPAIECPVALAPLIDPNEHSCGTVRPHGARELAQPEPGFYFAGMKSYGRAPTFLMLTGYEQVRSIAADIAGDHKAAARVELVLPETGVCNRSAAPDGGNCCGGPALSEVDACCAADANARQQGKTGCGYAS; the protein is encoded by the coding sequence ATGAGTGAAGCCAAGACGGTCGCGATCATCGGAGCCGGCCCGGTTGGTCTTGCCGCAGCTGCGCATGTTCTGGAGCGCGGGCTGATGCCGATCGTGCTGGAATCCGGCAGCCAGGTCGGCCACGCAATGCGGCAGTGGGGCCACGTCCAGATGTTCTCGCCGTGGGAATACAATATCGACCGCGCCGCGGCGCGGCTGCTGGCGCCAACCGGGTGGAATTCTCCCGAGCCCGGTCAATATCCGACCGGCGCCGAACTGGTCGAGCGCTATCTCGAGCCGCTCGCGGCCAAGACCGCGCTTGCGAGTCACATCTATACTTCGAGCCGCGTCACCGACATCAGCCGCGTCGGCTTCGACAAGCTCAAGACCAGGGGCCGCGAATCCGCGCCGTTCGAGATCCGCTATCAGAACGGCCTGGGTCCCAAGAGCGTGCGGGCCGACGCCGTGATCGACGCTTCCGGCACCTGGCATTCGCCGAACCCGGCGGGCGCCAACGGCTTGCGCGCGATCGGCGAAGCGCAGGCAACAGACAGGATCGCGTACGGAATGCCTGATGTACTGGGCAGGGATCGCGCGCGCTATGCCGGCAAGACCGTCGCGGTTCTCGGCGCCGGCCACTCGGCGATCGGCACGCTCACCGATCTCGCAACGCTCGCGACCGAGGTGCCGGAAACCAAACCGGTCTGGCTGCTGCGCGGCAATGATCCAGCGAAGGCCTTCGGCGGCGGCGCGAACGACAAGCTCGCCGCCCGCGGCGCGCTTGGCGCGGCCTTCGCCTCGCTGGTGGCGGCGGGCCGGATCCAGGTCGAGAGCGAATTCCGCGTTTCGCATCTCGCAAACGGGCCTCGCCTCACCGTCGGCGCCGGCTCCGCCTGCTGCGGCCGTCAGGTCGTGGTCGACGAACTGGTCGTGGCGACGGGCTTCCGGCCGGATCTGGATTTCGTGCGCGAGCTCCGCATCCAGATCGATCCCGCGATCGAGTGCCCGGTCGCGCTGGCGCCGCTGATCGATCCGAACGAGCACAGCTGCGGCACCGTGCGGCCGCACGGTGCGCGCGAACTGGCGCAACCGGAACCCGGCTTCTATTTCGCCGGCATGAAGTCCTACGGGCGCGCGCCGACCTTCCTGATGCTTACGGGCTACGAGCAGGTGCGCTCGATCGCCGCCGATATCGCCGGCGACCATAAGGCCGCCGCGCGCGTCGAACTGGTGCTGCCGGAGACCGGCGTCTGCAATCGCTCCGCTGCGCCAGATGGCGGTAATTGCTGCGGCGGGCCTGCATTATCGGAGGTTGACGCCTGTTGCGCCGCCGATGCAAATGCCAGGCAACAAGGCAAGACGGGGTGCGGCTACGCATCCTAA